GTCTAGAACAAAGTCCTCATTTCACAGTTAGGGAAATTGTGGCCCAGAGTGGGGAAGGGCTTTCTCGAGGTCAAGGGGGTGTCCCAAATTTGGGGTCAATGCTTTCACTCATGTCCCATAGCTGGACTGAGAGGTGGCCCTGTCCCTTCTCCCCACAGTGCCTGGTATGGAGTAGGTACTCACTTGCTTACTGTTATTTCATCAAAGCCAGGATGCACCCAGTAAGAGGGATCCCAGTTTGTGAAATGTTAACATGAGGGAAGAAACAGTGTCTTGGAACACATACAATGTTACAATGATGCCTTGTGCCATCTTAGtgagagagaatgaatgaagTTGTTTCTTGTGGAAAATGTGGCAAAAGATGGCAGAGTAAAGGGAATGCAGGAAGGGTTTGATCCAGGCACAAGGAGAGACAGCCTGATTCTTGGGGAAGCCAGAAAGGACCTTGGAAATCTGATAGCTGCCCTTTCTCTCTGGAGACATGCACCCCCTGCTCCTCACCCCACCCAGATGGACAGGACCCCTCTCCCAGGCATCTCAGAGGACTCACCGTTTTCCGCAGAGCCCATTTGTCTCACTAGGAGATTCCCATGTCCAATCTGGATATCTTCACAGTTCTGGATGGAAATGTGGCTGTTTGGTCCCTTCTGACAGATCATGTTGATTGGATTTTGCTGGTAAATAACTGGGGTGGACTGATTTCTAGAACCTTCTGCAAAATAATATTCCACTCAATCCTTTTGTACCTCTCAAGGGGACGGAAGTTCCAAATACTAGTCTACAGCACCAGAATCTCCTgggtgggtggggcgggggtggggggtggggctggttaAAACACGAATTCCCAGGGGCCCACCCTGGGGTTCTGAGTCAGTGGACCCAAGTGGGCCCCAGGAGCCAGAGTGTTTACCAAACGCTGCAGGTAAACTTGTACTTTGTCCCACAGGCCACCCTACCCATGTGTCCTCTGCCACTGCCGCAGGGCAGCTGGTGCCTGCTTgcaccctctgccccctcccactGCAAGGAAACCACAGCTCTAACCTCCGCTTTCCTATAGGGACCTTTCCTCTCGGgacctttcctctctccctttagGGAGCTGTCCACGGGCTGCTTCTAACCATGGGAAAAGCTTTGTTTGGTTCACAAGgcatttttaataatttggaGTAGTCACCACTGTTTAACATCTAGCATTTAAGATGCTAAGACCCTCCTTGGGTGCCATAAGCAGGGGTGTTAGCTCCACGTGGGCTCCACACAAAGGGCCACATTCCCACCTTCGTGGGCCCTTAGCTCTTGTGTCTTTGTGAGCCCTCAACTccataaaaagtatttaaaattgcatttaatgACTGTGTTTGGATAAAGGCAAATATAAATCAGCTGGAATTATTAGCTATTCATTCTTACTATgatatccatttttttcttccagtttaaaGAGAAATTGAAGCATTTGGTGATCTCctaaaagtactggagtctctaGGCCTTGGGCCTGCTGTTTGTAATGCCTAAGTCAGTTCTGGGACTCCACCTGTGGGTATGTAAGCCCAGCCTAGCCGACTCCTTCAACAACTTTAAAACTCCAAGTTGGGCAAAATGCTTACAGAAAACTGTTCGCAAACTCAAACTGAGACCTGTGTCCCAGGGTTGATACAGTCAGGGGTGGACcccacctccaggaagccctccttggTTACTCCCACCAGcattcccctccctcctggaatCCCCTGCCAGGGACAGGTCAGCAAGACTCCAGCTTCTGACAAGGTGGGGCAGCCAGAGTACTTAGCAGGAGCCCGGCAAGGACCAGGGCTTGAGTGTTACAATTTCTCTTCATAGCTCTGCCCTCTACCTTGTCCAGAGTAAGGGCCTACCTGATCGATAAATTGTCCaagagtttgatttctggtcaaaGTCCAGGAGGTGCTTGTCCCTCATTGCATACAAGTCTGGGTTGACTTCCTTCGCTGTCTTCATCCCCAGGGCCTTGGCGATCATCAGGGCTTTATGGGGCCCATGGGCTTCCAGAAACTGGTAGATCTCTTcctctgggaggtgggaggccAGTGGTTAAAGAGGACCCTGGAGGCTGGATCTACTCCCCTGCTTACCAGCCCCTGTgcccattttcctcatctgtgaaatggacacAATAATAATACTGCACCACAGAGGTCGTTCTGGGGGTTGGGAATTCTCTTCAGGGGCTCCGAACAGTGCCCGCCCACGCTAGGTACACAGCAAACGCTAACCATTCATCAGACAAATGATTTCTCAGTCACTTAGCCTCTCCCCAAGAGACAGAGCCTTGCCTCTGAACACTGTGTGCAGTGGGGGGACCTTTCAGTGGGTGTGGTGGTTGTCGCTGGACACGTGTAGCTTCCTGAATGACCGTGAGAGTCTGGGGGCAGAGGGAACTGGTGCTGAATGAAACCAGGATGCTTACCCTGTTTACTGAGCTGGGGGCCCGGCTTCTTTGGAATTGCAACTGTATCTTGCTGGGGCCTCTCCGctggagaaagaaagacagtCAGAGAGTGAAGGAACGGGAGAGGGGATGTGGATTCTGCCAGACAAAGGCGGGCTGCTCTGTAGAGGACCCAGCACACGGGTCTCCAAACTCAGATTCTAGAGTTAAAGGAACTTAGCTTCAAATCCTGCCCCATccacttctgggcttccctggtggctcagactgtaaatatgggagacctggtttcaatccctaggttgggaagatcccctcgagaagggaacagctacccactccagtattcttgcctggagaattccatggacagaggagcctggtgggctacagtccatggtgtcgcaaagagttggacatgactgagtgattaacactttcactttcagccccCCCTCTCCCAACCCTGGTCCTGCAACAGCTTTTTGTAAGTACTTGACACATGTCAGCTGTTTAGGTCCATGGGCTGCAGAACCAGAGAAGTAGATCTCATGCGATGCTAAGACTGTTCAATTATTATTGTGTCATTGGTAGTGTCATAACCATTATTATTAAAGTtttgttgagcatctactatgtgctggCATGGGCTTAGCCCTTTGCATCAAATCCTCTCGCCTCCATTGGCCAGAGAAAGAAATCAGGATGCAGTGAGAAGACTGCATGCACCCTCAAGGGCAGAGCCCATACTTGAACCCAGGTCCAAATCTGGGCTTGGCTGATACCAGGACCGCTCATGCTGGGTCCcgcacccccacctcccccacccgcAGTGACAGGTTACCCCGCTCTGTGGGAACCACTTCTTTGGTCCCGCCGTCGCCCAAGCACCACGTCGCAGGGCCTGCGAGCATAACTCCTTTTGACTCCTGCTTCATCTTGTGGAGGAGCTGGTTGAGCTTCTTCTTGGGCACTTGGAATTTCTTTAACAGTTGGGCGGTCTTCACAGGGGAGCCAGCATCCCTCAACACCTCCAGAATCCTCTGCTCAAGGTCTGGGAGAGCAAGACAGGGGCAGAGACAGAACTGAGGTCCCCACGACGCAGCCTGGGCCATCGGGAGCCCTCAGAGAGGGATCCAGGGCAGATGGAGGAACAGAGGTCAAAGTAGACATCCATCAGTGTCTCTGTTCAGGGAGGGGTGCGTGGGCTGCTCAGAAATGACCTGGGCCGGACAGTCTGGTGGCCAGAGGAGCCGCCAGGCCTTCCGAGTGTCCCCCGCCTGTGTGAGCACTGGAGGACAGTTGGGAACGGTCAGCTCTCAGGTGTCCTCAGAGCAGAGGAGAGTGGAGGCCGCAGGATGCAGGAGGGTAAGGGCGGAGCAGAGGAGCAGGGGGAGTGAGGCCTGTCTCTGGTGCTCTCCATCCCCCATCCACCCTGCCTTGTGGAATCTACTCCTCGGGCTCACCATCCACAGGGGCAATGTCACTGTTCATCCCCATCAGAAACCCAGCAGGCGTTCAGAAACAGAGCTTTCACCCTGCTGCCCAACCATGGAGTCCTGGTGGTACTGCTCCAGACTCTCTCaaccccttcttctccttttctctgcctCCACTCCCCACTCCTTGTCAGCATCCCCTCAATGACAGCAGTTCCACCAACTCCAGGTTCCCTCCAGTCCACCCTCCTCTTGGCTGGCAGAACGGGTTCTGCCAGCCTCATCTTTACCCACCCTCAACTGCCCTTCAAGTGCCAACCTGTTTGAATTCCTTTCAGCCATACTCAcccctgggcctttgcacatgccgtTCCCTTTGCCAGGCGTGCTCTTCCCCCCCTTTCCACCTGTCCACTGTGAGTTCTCACTCAGACTCCAATGCTGGAAGGCTGTCCTGAGTTCCCTGATCAGGTGGGATGCTGGTCCTGTGTGGGTCCCCTGCAGAGTGTCCCCAGGGATCTGCTGCTG
The Bos indicus x Bos taurus breed Angus x Brahman F1 hybrid chromosome 13, Bos_hybrid_MaternalHap_v2.0, whole genome shotgun sequence genome window above contains:
- the ZBP1 gene encoding Z-DNA-binding protein 1 isoform X1; protein product: MAQAASWGPQFCLCPCLALPDLEQRILEVLRDAGSPVKTAQLLKKFQVPKKKLNQLLHKMKQESKGVMLAGPATWCLGDGGTKEVVPTERAERPQQDTVAIPKKPGPQLSKQEEEIYQFLEAHGPHKALMIAKALGMKTAKEVNPDLYAMRDKHLLDFDQKSNSWTIYRSEGSRNQSTPVIYQQNPINMICQKGPNSHISIQNCEDIQIGHGNLLVRQMGSAENGSTAPCYLPPMASADPSTLDSQAGSWGPQDIRMEKSVLRRVQMGHGNEMRLHSNPAKGSAHSACDSPPASVLGTSPDASIEIQIPEPGPQSEGVTSQRVHIRSCFLEDTTVGNSNRMMVHPGAADVKGVKRPGETGGDAEPPHRDAPSRSEVPPVGSQADPVSAETLISEKLTAMTLERHDSERTEDTC
- the ZBP1 gene encoding Z-DNA-binding protein 1 isoform X4: MAEVPADPGDTDLEQRILEVLRDAGSPVKTAQLLKKFQVPKKKLNQLLHKMKQESKGVMLAGPATWCLGDGGTKEVVPTERAERPQQDTVAIPKKPGPQLSKQEEEIYQFLEAHGPHKALMIAKALGMKTAKEVNPDLYAMRDKHLLDFDQKSNSWTIYRSEGSRNQSTPVIYQQNPINMICQKGPNSHISIQNCEDIQIGHGNLLVRQMGSAENGSTAPCYLPPMASADPSTLDSQAGSWGPQDIRMEKSVLRRVQMGHGNEMRLHSNPAKGSAHSACDSPPASVLGTSPDASIEIQIPEPGPQSEGVTSQRVHIRSCFLEDTTVGNSNRMMVHPGAADVKGVKRPGETGGDAEPPHRDAPSRSEVPPVGSQADPVSAETLISEKLTAMTLERHDSERTEDTC
- the ZBP1 gene encoding Z-DNA-binding protein 1 isoform X5, producing the protein METRGHTADLEQRILEVLRDAGSPVKTAQLLKKFQVPKKKLNQLLHKMKQESKGVMLAGPATWCLGDGGTKEVVPTERAERPQQDTVAIPKKPGPQLSKQEEEIYQFLEAHGPHKALMIAKALGMKTAKEVNPDLYAMRDKHLLDFDQKSNSWTIYRSEGSRNQSTPVIYQQNPINMICQKGPNSHISIQNCEDIQIGHGNLLVRQMGSAENGSTAPCYLPPMASADPSTLDSQAGSWGPQDIRMEKSVLRRVQMGHGNEMRLHSNPAKGSAHSACDSPPASVLGTSPDASIEIQIPEPGPQSEGVTSQRVHIRSCFLEDTTVGNSNRMMVHPGAADVKGVKRPGETGGDAEPPHRDAPSRSEVPPVGSQADPVSAETLISEKLTAMTLERHDSERTEDTC
- the ZBP1 gene encoding Z-DNA-binding protein 1 isoform X3; this translates as MAQAASWGPQFCLCPCLALPDLEQRILEVLRDAGSPVKTAQLLKKFQVPKKKLNQLLHKMKQESKGVMLAGPATWCLGDGGTKEVVPTERAERPQQDTVAIPKKPGPQLSKQEEEIYQFLEAHGPHKALMIAKALGMKTAKEVNPDLYAMRDKHLLDFDQKSNSWTIYRSGSRNQSTPVIYQQNPINMICQKGPNSHISIQNCEDIQIGHGNLLVRQMGSAENGSTAPCYLPPMASADPSTLDSQAGSWGPQDIRMEKSVLRRVQMGHGNEMRLHSNPAKGSAHSACDSPPASVLGTSPDASIEIQIPEPGPQSEGVTSQRVHIRSCFLEDTTVGNSNRMMVHPGAADVKGVKRPGETGGDAEPPHRDAPSRSEVPPVGSQADPVSAETLISEKLTAMTLERHDSERTEDTC
- the ZBP1 gene encoding Z-DNA-binding protein 1 isoform X2 codes for the protein MAQAASWGPQFCLCPCLALPDLEQRILEVLRDAGSPVKTAQLLKKFQVPKKKLNQLLHKMKQESKGVMLAGPATWCLGDGGTKEVVPTERERPQQDTVAIPKKPGPQLSKQEEEIYQFLEAHGPHKALMIAKALGMKTAKEVNPDLYAMRDKHLLDFDQKSNSWTIYRSEGSRNQSTPVIYQQNPINMICQKGPNSHISIQNCEDIQIGHGNLLVRQMGSAENGSTAPCYLPPMASADPSTLDSQAGSWGPQDIRMEKSVLRRVQMGHGNEMRLHSNPAKGSAHSACDSPPASVLGTSPDASIEIQIPEPGPQSEGVTSQRVHIRSCFLEDTTVGNSNRMMVHPGAADVKGVKRPGETGGDAEPPHRDAPSRSEVPPVGSQADPVSAETLISEKLTAMTLERHDSERTEDTC